In Thamnophis elegans isolate rThaEle1 chromosome 4, rThaEle1.pri, whole genome shotgun sequence, the following proteins share a genomic window:
- the LOC116507081 gene encoding uncharacterized protein LOC116507081 isoform X1 has translation MSEICIKLLYRRKCSADHFVSADENKFRYAIYIRASMFTFCFKSLVSAAKSLLFSTPTGIKPLQQVKSFPNSRLKKEASHDNTKLEDHFTKQTAALLLQSVDICCPSTPTKMKMRSQQQIEQMFSKFLLSDVRKKQGEPLKSQQVVCSSAPLHQKESDKRMKHEMHLHCLNHLYYFSLIKMALTKRLLKQNGQFSDVRKGQSVHDLMEYLFPNGHEHSRLKCNEMVIEENTVPCLIHAKQQEMHQKDSPKVLRIPKEKKMLKQEKHVDIFILPNRIEDEKSSAVGEKDTIAMPLSLEDVALYHPVIEPKQISKYWTNYSGKNSFNHEKY, from the exons ATGAGTGAAATTTGTATAAAATTGCTGTATAGGAGGAAATGTTCAGCTGATCATTTTGTTTCAGCTGATGAAAATAAATTTCGTTATGCTATTTACATCAGAGCTTCAATGTTTACTTTCTGTTTTAAATCTCTAGTGTCCGCTGCTAAATCTTTACTTTTTTCTACTCCAACTGGAATCAAGCCACTCCAGCAAGTTAAAAGCTTTCCAAATAGCAGGCTGAAAAAA gaAGCTAGTCATGATAATACAAAACTTGAGGACCACTTTACTAAg CAGACTGCAGCTCTTTTGTTGCAGTCTGTGGATATTTGCTGCCCATCAACTCCTACAAAAATGAAGATGAGAAGCCAGCAGCAAATAGAACAAATGTTTTCCAAG TTCCTGCTTTCTGATGTGAGAAAAAAGCAAGGGGAGCCATTGAAATCTCAGCAGGTGGTATGTTCTTCAGCTCCTCTTCACCAG aaGGAATCAGATAAAAGAATGAAACATGAAATGCATCTTCATTGTCTGAATCATTTGTATTACTTTTCCCTTATTAAAATGGCATTGACCAAGAG GCTCCTAAAGCAAAATGGTCAGTTTTCAGATGTCAGGAAAGGGCAAAGTGTCCATGATCTG ATggagtatttgtttccaaatggTCATGAACATTCCAGACTGAAATGTAATGAGATGGTAATAGAAGAAAACACAGTTCCATGTTTAATTCATGCAAAGCAGCAAGAAATGCATCAGAAAGACTCTCCCAAAGTACTCAgaattccaaaagaaaagaaaatgttgaaGCAAGAGAAACATGTTGATAT TTTTATTTTGCCCAACAGGATTGAAGATGAGAAATCATCTGCTGTTGGTGAGAAGGACACTATTGCTATGCCTTTATCTCTGGAAGATGTAGCCCTTTACCATCCTGTAAta gaACCCAAGCAAATAAGCAAATATTGGACAAACTACTCTGGCAAAAATTCCTTCAACCATGAAAAATACTAA
- the LOC116507081 gene encoding uncharacterized protein LOC116507081 isoform X2: MSEICIKLLYRRKCSADHFVSADENKFRYAIYIRASMFTFCFKSLVSAAKSLLFSTPTGIKPLQQVKSFPNSRLKKEASHDNTKLEDHFTKFLLSDVRKKQGEPLKSQQVVCSSAPLHQKESDKRMKHEMHLHCLNHLYYFSLIKMALTKRLLKQNGQFSDVRKGQSVHDLMEYLFPNGHEHSRLKCNEMVIEENTVPCLIHAKQQEMHQKDSPKVLRIPKEKKMLKQEKHVDIFILPNRIEDEKSSAVGEKDTIAMPLSLEDVALYHPVIEPKQISKYWTNYSGKNSFNHEKY, encoded by the exons ATGAGTGAAATTTGTATAAAATTGCTGTATAGGAGGAAATGTTCAGCTGATCATTTTGTTTCAGCTGATGAAAATAAATTTCGTTATGCTATTTACATCAGAGCTTCAATGTTTACTTTCTGTTTTAAATCTCTAGTGTCCGCTGCTAAATCTTTACTTTTTTCTACTCCAACTGGAATCAAGCCACTCCAGCAAGTTAAAAGCTTTCCAAATAGCAGGCTGAAAAAA gaAGCTAGTCATGATAATACAAAACTTGAGGACCACTTTACTAAg TTCCTGCTTTCTGATGTGAGAAAAAAGCAAGGGGAGCCATTGAAATCTCAGCAGGTGGTATGTTCTTCAGCTCCTCTTCACCAG aaGGAATCAGATAAAAGAATGAAACATGAAATGCATCTTCATTGTCTGAATCATTTGTATTACTTTTCCCTTATTAAAATGGCATTGACCAAGAG GCTCCTAAAGCAAAATGGTCAGTTTTCAGATGTCAGGAAAGGGCAAAGTGTCCATGATCTG ATggagtatttgtttccaaatggTCATGAACATTCCAGACTGAAATGTAATGAGATGGTAATAGAAGAAAACACAGTTCCATGTTTAATTCATGCAAAGCAGCAAGAAATGCATCAGAAAGACTCTCCCAAAGTACTCAgaattccaaaagaaaagaaaatgttgaaGCAAGAGAAACATGTTGATAT TTTTATTTTGCCCAACAGGATTGAAGATGAGAAATCATCTGCTGTTGGTGAGAAGGACACTATTGCTATGCCTTTATCTCTGGAAGATGTAGCCCTTTACCATCCTGTAAta gaACCCAAGCAAATAAGCAAATATTGGACAAACTACTCTGGCAAAAATTCCTTCAACCATGAAAAATACTAA